AAGAAAATCATCGATATGCAAATTTAACTTTTGGttacttgtaaaataaatgcaatttatttcgACTTACCAGTTTAAAGTGATAAGACATGTCTTGAGGCGCATATTTGGCGATTTGAAGAGCGAGAGCACACCGGGACCGGATCGCAATCTCTCCTCTTCGCTCTTCGATCTCGACATCGCCATACGCTGACGGAGCTTCTGCTTGAATGATACTGGAAGTTCTTTGCCATTCACGCGAGCCAAAGTCTCAAGAATATCATTGGCCTCGCCTAGGCGACCCTTCGCTAATAACCACCGCGGTGACTCCGGTAAGAACCTATAATAATCTTCAATCTTTCATACGAATACTTACATGTGTGCACGTATGTGGATACAACAAAAAGACAAGTTAACAAtatgtattgcaaaataacGCGGCCTTATCTCGATGGCAAACAAACACACCTGCGTTaagcatgtttttttttgtatttaatgtataccgctatgtaacattttaatgacACGAATTTCAAAgcattcatttaattatatttcaattaattcacCTCGAAACTAAGAAcatttgtaaatgtaaattaatgacTGATTAATATTGGtagatgcaaatttaattacttatcgTCACCTTAACGTAATGAGATTCAAAAGAATGTCTCATTTTACAAATACGATTCTTATGAATtgcaaacataaataatattgtatccATTACAGTTCTCAATGATAGCGTCAACTGTTCACTCACCACCAGTAAAAGAAGTATATCAGAAAAGGCGCACTTGTAATTATGGCAAGCGTTCGCCAATCGCGTATTAAATAGGTGACACCTGCTAGCATACATAGGCCCATTGTATAGAAAGTGCAAGTCATTACTGTCACAAATGAACGATAATTTGGACCAACCAGCTCCAAGGCTGCGAAAATAAATTCacaataaatcttaaatttaactgCAAATGTCGACAAAATTAGAGATAATCCAAATATTAAGCCggttaatatattaatctttgATATTGGTACATTAATGGcgaaatacaaatttattgcgaaattGAAATGCTTACATATGATAAAAGGAATTTGATAAATCGCTGGTATTGTCAAACCAACGACAAAGCGCGTAGAAGCCCAAGTCCAAAAATCATTCGAAATAGCCGTCAGAAAACTGCCAGTTATTAATGTTGCCAAACATGTAAAGAAGGATAACCTCCGACCGATTCTACTCAACAAGATATAGACTATCAACGTCATTAACatataaagaaagataatCGTAAATTTTATCCGATGTGAAATGAAATTCAACATTACTTAGATACGATAAAGTAAAACACAAAgtagattatttataaaacaaaaatgttaaagttaATACAAAGAAGAGGCATTTTAATAactctttattttatctaagaAAAATATGGTCGTAAATGtagaaagtaaatttaaataaaaaccaaaTCTTTATTTACCTGTCATTTAATGTACCAAATAAATACACTCCTATAGGGCCTCCTGCGTTAAGAGCCACTAAACCAATTGTTGGATAGATCGAACGATCACATACGAGATCGAACTGTAACACGATTACAATATTCTAATGTAGTAAAATGCAACGACTGactgaaatattttgcttctttagtaaaagaaaattgtttttttctttcatttcttttaatttttccaaatgaAATATCTTGTACGCAAACTTGTAAAAGAATATTCGTATATTTATGATCGTCTTTCTATCAAAAATGAATGAAACTGAAATTTCGAGACtcgatttaaaaattgttatactgattaaataaattaataaaataattaatttcgttgCAGGCTTGATGTTCACTGCAAACGACAGACGATAAGCTGTACAATTTTTCCTATACAATCAGAGAGACGGACATACATCGATGACGATAGACGACATTATCTCCGAGGTTTCGTATTCCCAGCCATAATCACAGGGCACGACGGGCCATGACGCGTTAGGTACGGGCAAGTACGTCGTCACGACGGAATAGTTCTccatcgtcgccgtcgccgtccaATCGATATCGTATCGCGTGCACTGGCTGTACGTCTCGTTATCATCCTGCTTTTACATGACATCTTTTAGCGCCAGATCATGCGACATCGCATGaataatacatacattacaAACTGTAAGACAGGATCGATTCTACATCCGATCGCATGAAACAAACGGCAATCTCTACTCGTCCCAAGATTAATGCATTCTACTAGGACTGCTacaaaattacacatatacaaCGCTGTGTTTACCAGGTTTGACTTTTCCAACTGCTTCTGGCGCAGTGTCAAGGTAAGAGTGAACTACAAGTCCAAAATTAGCCTGTTCTGTCTAGCACAAGTTTCCAAGTACTaactaaacaattaaatttgcaactAAATTACACGATTAATCCAATGAATTGCACGTGTACAGAAAGGAAAACGAGATACGAAGAGGACGCAACGTTGAAAGCAAGAAGAGGAATACATCaacgaaataatatcatttctagcgctaaaagaaaaataacgcGATGCGTCGCGCAGATGAAGAAGCGAAAGTGACACAACGCATCGACATATAATCGACGTATCTGCAGACCGACCTACAAAAAGTAGCGTCGCATTTACAAAGCATCGACATCGACAACACGTTCTCTCACACTGTCAACCGCACCTGGCTTGCAGGAATGGCGAGGCGTCTTCTGTGAGCAACGTCCATGTTCTCCAAACCTGGCACTTTGCACCAATGCAACGGCGTGTCTGCCATGAACAATTGATTGAAGGCGCAAAAGCCGCACGGCAGACACGCCGGCAAGCAGACCAACCACAGCAATTGCTTCTGATAACGACCGAACTCGCCAACAACCGGCAAAAGATCATCGAGATCGAAGTCGCCCTGCGAGACATTTCATACAGAACTATTCGCGACCGAATAACGtttctaattataaagaatattctgTTTAGAGATATGCAAATCaagatcaattttttaacgtcaaatccgaatcgaatcgaatttctTTGAATGTTATTTCTTTGAATTCGAATCGAGCcacattaacaaaattttatctgaattgaatcaaattgttgagaaacaacttTTAacatcataattaatattataattattgttaagttaaattttaacatagataataaacatataataaaataaaatggataataaaaaagatttccatataaaaaatatgtgaatcacagatatatataaatttttaaatacattcaattataaattttttgaattgtgtgaagtattgataattttttttaacatttcgcATCAAGGAATTACAGattgatataaaaactaaaaataagactaaattatttagaattaattaaaaaacatttaggaTCGAATAATTATCGTTTGTTCGATAAAGCTTAATTTTCGAATAGATAAAGACATGACtcattcatattaaaaaatctttaatcaaAACTGATTCAGACAACAAGCAAAATCGAGATAAATATCTGAATGAAATTTTCAAGATGtcttatattctttaaacttattaaaacaTCATGTTGCTTGGTTCAGTTTTAAcgttatatgaattaatcatgatgatattttaaatatctttattaaattatcaaaacttcTAAGAATCTGTTACTCAAATTGCAAAGAAGTAATTTAAagagtaataataaaacatagaTGATCgctaaaactttttatttttatctacgagtaaatttatttcaaggattgtaaaattttgtaacgttTCATGATACGTGATTTTAATCATATGCTAACGAGATTACGAAAGTATATCAATAAGCTTGAAGTGTATTGATGACTAACGAGCGAAGAGTTAATTGATTTAATGCTATCTTCAATATCAAATTTCGTTTCCGTGAATTGACGCataatcgaaataaaaaacgaaGAGATATCCTTCGAGGAAGCAACCGGCAAAAGATAATACTTACGTCATCGTTCGCGACCCTGGCACTATCGGTCCGCGTCGAGCCGACATCGTCCTGTCGCTCCATTTCGGTGAACTTCGACCTCGTCCCGCGTTACCAAAAGCCCCCGATGATACCTTACAAAGGCATCACGTGACGTGCATTAGCCTCCATCCGTGGATGATTCGGACGATGCGAAGCGCGTTGCATCGTCTCTTGACCGTCTCTCTCCGTAATAAAAGCGCAAGAGTgacttctctctttcttgtgGACTCACAAAAGTGCACCATGCATCTCAACGATTTCAGTACCGACGGCGATTCGCCGCGCTGCGACTTCTATTAACAGGACACGGATCCAACATACAAGAACACCAGTGAGTTCGAGTATTTCTCAATTGCagagtttaatttttagtatttttgcaaaattatgggATTATATATCTAAAACAGATTTGTAATCCCTTCGTCCAGTTTTCACGTTTAACGTTCAAAAGatacgaaaaatatatagcattttcattttttgagaATTTACAGTAATAAGAAAATGGTTAGTTTTCCATCTCAAGATTCAGAATAAATCGAACAATGAATGATTTGCGAAA
This genomic stretch from Monomorium pharaonis isolate MP-MQ-018 chromosome 4, ASM1337386v2, whole genome shotgun sequence harbors:
- the LOC105838026 gene encoding carcinine transporter isoform X6; the protein is MERQDDVGSTRTDSARVANDDGDFDLDDLLPVVGEFGRYQKQLLWLVCLPACLPCGFCAFNQLFMADTPLHWCKVPGLENMDVAHRRRLAIPASQDDNETYSQCTRYDIDWTATATMENYSVVTTYLPVPNASWPVVPCDYGWEYETSEIMSSIVIDFDLVCDRSIYPTIGLVALNAGGPIGVYLFGTLNDRIGRRLSFFTCLATLITGSFLTAISNDFWTWASTRFVVGLTIPAIYQIPFIISLELVGPNYRSFVTVMTCTFYTMGLCMLAGVTYLIRDWRTLAIITSAPFLIYFFYWWFLPESPRWLLAKGRLGEANDILETLARVNGKELPVSFKQKLRQRMAMSRSKSEEERLRSGPGVLSLFKSPNMRLKTCLITLNWFANNMVYVGLSYYGPALGNEEHLSFLFSSLAEIPSYIACWVVMDRWGRRWPLCLCMVVAGVSCIATVLLSPDAVMETLILFLVSKSTISASFLIIYPFAGELYPTQLRGVAIGFSAYISGLGLIIIPFVTYLGKENLVLPLVILGVISVIGGLSGLRLPETLHHRLPQTVEEGELFGKDWTCADCIRCVPTKPSLVGSYEDLSTRDTVEMQEVPEALTSSILEEHQRPSTASVRRLVRQTSVMDTQRDSDGTMKMTYWF